One window of the Paenibacillus beijingensis genome contains the following:
- a CDS encoding heavy metal translocating P-type ATPase: protein MKLSNKEEHPLVRYAEGLAALASGLFIAAAWGIDHTSHTWAVVLYSIAFLVGGFVKAKEGLHTLIAERDLDVNLLMIVAAIGAASIGYWTEGAVLIFIFSLSGALESYTMDRSSRDISALMDLKPETAVLYQDGVETTVSIQRLKVGDTVVVKPGERIPADGIVTEGASAVNQSSITGESIPVDKEAGDEVFAGTLNGQGALFIEVSRPGEAALFAKIIRLVQEAQSEKPASQLFVERFERLYARIIILVSLLLIALPPFLFQWSWETTLYKAMVFLVVASPCALVASIMPAVLSAISSSARRGLLFKGGAHLEHLAHTKVVAFDKTGTLTTGKPEVTDLIPLQGYEETEMLRIAASLESLSEHPLAKAIVLHAQEQGLALTRPAEFSTRTGWGVEAQVEGETWKIGKPAFMDSRLAGDELSQLIGRLEQEGKTVTVMHNEAGAAGVIALRDTIRPEAAQAVARLKRQGVQVAMLTGDQRRTAETIAREAGIDLVFAELLPEDKVNRIKDLKRQYGSVAMVGDGINDAPALATATVGIAMGAAGSDAALETANLVLLNDDIGKIADSIALGKRTIRIVKQNIVFALSVILLLIAANFIEGIALPLGVVGHEGSTILVILNGLRLLRNKPAVLSS, encoded by the coding sequence ATGAAGCTCTCGAATAAGGAGGAGCATCCGCTCGTTCGTTACGCGGAAGGGCTGGCGGCGCTCGCCAGCGGCCTCTTTATTGCCGCTGCATGGGGGATCGATCACACCTCTCATACGTGGGCGGTCGTGTTATATTCCATCGCTTTTCTCGTAGGCGGATTTGTGAAAGCAAAGGAAGGCCTGCATACGTTAATTGCCGAACGCGATCTCGATGTCAACCTGCTGATGATCGTTGCCGCAATCGGAGCGGCCAGCATCGGTTACTGGACGGAAGGGGCGGTGCTGATCTTTATTTTTTCGCTCAGCGGCGCTTTGGAGAGCTATACGATGGACCGGAGCAGCCGGGACATCTCGGCGCTGATGGACTTGAAGCCGGAAACCGCCGTTCTATATCAGGACGGTGTGGAGACGACGGTTTCCATCCAGCGGCTGAAAGTCGGGGATACGGTTGTCGTTAAGCCGGGGGAGCGGATTCCGGCCGACGGTATCGTGACAGAAGGGGCTTCGGCCGTGAACCAGTCATCCATTACGGGGGAGTCGATCCCGGTCGATAAAGAAGCCGGCGACGAAGTGTTCGCCGGCACGTTAAACGGTCAGGGCGCTTTGTTTATCGAAGTGAGCCGTCCCGGCGAAGCGGCGCTTTTCGCCAAAATCATCCGCCTTGTGCAGGAGGCGCAAAGCGAGAAGCCCGCGTCGCAGCTGTTCGTTGAACGTTTTGAACGTTTGTATGCCAGAATCATCATTTTGGTATCGCTGCTGCTGATTGCACTCCCGCCTTTTCTTTTTCAATGGTCGTGGGAGACGACGCTGTATAAAGCGATGGTATTTCTGGTTGTTGCCTCTCCGTGCGCGCTCGTCGCTTCCATTATGCCGGCCGTGCTGTCGGCCATCTCGAGCAGCGCCAGAAGAGGACTGTTGTTCAAAGGCGGCGCCCATCTGGAGCATTTGGCGCATACGAAGGTGGTCGCCTTCGATAAAACCGGCACGCTTACGACCGGCAAGCCCGAGGTGACCGATCTGATTCCGCTGCAAGGATATGAGGAGACGGAGATGCTGCGCATTGCCGCTTCTCTGGAAAGCTTGTCGGAGCATCCGCTGGCGAAAGCGATCGTGCTGCACGCCCAGGAGCAGGGGCTCGCGCTCACACGTCCCGCCGAATTTTCAACCCGGACGGGCTGGGGTGTCGAGGCCCAAGTAGAAGGCGAAACGTGGAAAATCGGAAAGCCCGCTTTTATGGACTCGAGGCTGGCCGGCGATGAGCTGTCGCAGCTGATCGGCCGTCTCGAGCAGGAAGGCAAGACGGTAACCGTCATGCATAACGAGGCGGGAGCGGCCGGGGTGATCGCGCTGCGCGACACGATCCGGCCGGAGGCGGCGCAGGCGGTCGCGCGGCTGAAGCGGCAGGGCGTCCAGGTGGCAATGCTGACCGGCGATCAGCGGCGCACGGCGGAAACGATCGCGCGCGAAGCGGGCATCGACCTTGTGTTTGCCGAGCTGCTGCCGGAAGACAAGGTGAACCGGATTAAAGACTTGAAGCGGCAATACGGCTCCGTTGCGATGGTGGGCGACGGCATCAACGATGCGCCCGCTCTGGCGACGGCGACGGTCGGAATCGCAATGGGGGCGGCCGGAAGCGACGCGGCGCTCGAAACGGCAAATCTTGTGCTGCTCAACGACGATATCGGAAAAATAGCCGATTCCATTGCGCTCGGCAAGCGGACGATCCGGATCGTCAAACAAAATATCGTCTTTGCGCTCAGCGTCATTCTGCTGCTGATTGCCGCTAATTTTATTGAAGGCATTGCGCTTCCGCTCGGCGTCGTCGGGCATGAAGGAAGCACGATCCTCGTCATTTTGAACGGTCTCCGGTTACTGCGGAACAAACCCGCTGTTTTATCCTCCTAA
- a CDS encoding helix-turn-helix domain-containing protein, giving the protein MSNDLIKESAELQKIGYRLRDLRNQRGLNLRELAELTGLSPGYLSLLENGKAIPSLQVMLKLSDTFNKSLHYFFESRNSEQQYLFFPYEKQFTVGGSNGNRQIRILTPGEHLEIEPMHITLEPEIGAEAGLATHEGWEFLYVIEGEITLHLGEEIIVCKQGDSICYNAMTPHFSENRSSENAAGIWIGFKRALS; this is encoded by the coding sequence ATGTCTAACGACCTGATCAAAGAGTCGGCGGAGCTGCAAAAAATCGGGTACCGTCTGCGTGATCTTCGCAACCAGAGAGGGCTGAATCTTCGCGAGCTGGCGGAGCTGACCGGCCTGTCTCCCGGCTATTTGAGCTTGCTGGAAAACGGGAAGGCGATCCCTTCTCTTCAAGTCATGCTTAAACTGAGCGACACGTTCAATAAAAGCTTGCACTATTTCTTCGAATCGAGAAACAGCGAGCAGCAATACTTATTTTTCCCCTATGAAAAACAGTTTACCGTGGGGGGAAGCAACGGGAACCGGCAAATCCGGATTTTGACCCCGGGAGAGCATTTGGAAATTGAGCCGATGCACATTACCCTAGAGCCGGAAATCGGGGCGGAAGCCGGTTTGGCCACGCACGAGGGCTGGGAGTTTTTGTACGTGATCGAAGGGGAAATTACGCTTCATTTGGGCGAGGAAATTATCGTTTGCAAACAAGGCGATTCAATTTGCTATAACGCGATGACACCCCATTTTTCGGAGAATCGAAGCTCGGAGAATGCGGCGGGCATCTGGATCGGCTTCAAAAGAGCATTATCGTAG
- a CDS encoding acyl-CoA dehydrogenase family protein, whose amino-acid sequence MAYVKEWDKYIRGEDDRRIAALVDLLLPKFRERAARHDAEGSFPFENIEDLRRSGFTKLAVPREYGGEEISLYQMVLLQERLAYGDGSTALAVGWHMGLMLHYRTAKFWPQRLFESFCREVVDGGALVNQLFSEPSTGSPSRGGVPATEAERTDGGWLVTGRKTYSTLSPALRHFVVKAKIKDENRVGDFLIRAQQGVRVEETWNTLGMRATGSHDLVMERAFVPDDEVLEFTEIGQKPQRLDDGGGWLLHIPACYLGIAFAARDFALDFARNYKPSSLNCPIADLPTIRHQIGLMEADLRVARNQLYSAAQRWDNDEEGRADMKSELGLAKYVATNNAIQIVDRAMRIVGGASLSRALPLERLYRDVRAGLHNPPADDAVLADLANQALL is encoded by the coding sequence ATGGCATATGTAAAAGAGTGGGATAAATATATCCGGGGCGAAGACGACAGACGTATAGCCGCTCTTGTCGATCTCTTATTGCCGAAGTTTAGGGAAAGAGCCGCGAGGCACGATGCCGAAGGCAGCTTTCCGTTTGAAAATATCGAAGACCTGCGCCGGTCGGGTTTCACGAAGCTTGCCGTGCCGCGGGAATACGGCGGCGAGGAAATCTCGCTTTACCAAATGGTGCTGCTGCAGGAGCGGCTCGCGTACGGGGACGGATCGACCGCCCTTGCCGTAGGCTGGCATATGGGGCTGATGCTCCATTACCGCACGGCGAAGTTTTGGCCGCAGCGGCTGTTCGAATCGTTTTGCCGCGAAGTCGTGGATGGCGGAGCGCTTGTGAACCAGCTCTTCAGCGAGCCGAGCACGGGCAGCCCAAGCCGGGGCGGCGTTCCGGCAACGGAAGCTGAGCGGACGGATGGCGGCTGGCTTGTTACCGGACGGAAAACATACAGCACGCTCAGCCCGGCGCTCCGCCACTTCGTCGTCAAGGCGAAGATTAAGGATGAGAACCGGGTCGGGGACTTCTTGATCCGTGCCCAGCAAGGTGTCCGGGTCGAGGAGACGTGGAATACGCTCGGCATGCGGGCGACCGGAAGCCATGATTTGGTCATGGAGCGCGCGTTCGTGCCGGACGACGAAGTGCTGGAATTTACGGAAATCGGGCAAAAGCCGCAGCGGCTCGATGACGGGGGAGGCTGGCTGCTGCACATTCCGGCCTGCTATCTCGGCATTGCGTTTGCCGCGCGCGATTTTGCGCTGGACTTTGCCCGCAACTACAAGCCCAGCAGCTTGAACTGTCCGATTGCCGATCTGCCGACAATCCGCCACCAGATCGGACTGATGGAAGCCGATCTGCGCGTTGCCCGCAATCAGCTTTATTCGGCTGCGCAGCGCTGGGACAACGACGAAGAGGGACGGGCCGATATGAAATCCGAGCTGGGCCTCGCCAAATATGTCGCCACCAATAACGCGATTCAAATTGTCGACCGGGCGATGCGAATCGTCGGGGGAGCAAGCCTTTCGCGCGCGCTGCCGCTGGAGCGGCTGTACCGTGACGTAAGAGCGGGACTGCACAACCCGCCTGCGGACGATGCCGTGCTTGCCGACCTGGCCAATCAGGCGCTTCTATAA
- a CDS encoding ABC transporter ATP-binding protein — MLEIRNLSAYYGNICALRGISFQVNAGETVALIGNNGAGKTTTVRTISGLMKPREGEIRFMGERIDHLRPDQIVRLGISHSPEGRKVFPAMTVRENLVMGAYIRKDAKEVKRTLDYVLHLFPRLEERFSQSAETLSGGEQQMLAIGRALMSEPKLLILDEPSLGLAPLIIKQIFELIRVIQQQGITILIIEQNARQALKVAHRGIVLETGRIAFEENAKEMLHNDRVRQAYLGEK, encoded by the coding sequence ATGCTGGAAATTCGTAATTTAAGCGCCTATTACGGCAATATTTGCGCGTTGCGCGGCATTTCCTTTCAAGTTAACGCGGGCGAAACGGTTGCCCTTATCGGCAACAACGGGGCGGGAAAAACGACAACGGTGCGGACGATCTCGGGGCTGATGAAGCCGCGCGAAGGCGAGATCCGGTTTATGGGCGAGAGAATCGACCATTTAAGGCCGGATCAGATCGTCCGTCTGGGCATTTCCCACTCTCCGGAAGGCCGGAAGGTGTTTCCCGCCATGACCGTTCGCGAAAATTTGGTCATGGGCGCTTATATCCGCAAAGACGCCAAAGAGGTAAAGCGGACGCTTGATTATGTGCTGCATTTGTTTCCGCGTCTGGAGGAGCGGTTCAGCCAATCGGCGGAAACGTTAAGCGGCGGAGAGCAGCAAATGCTGGCCATCGGCCGCGCTCTTATGTCCGAACCGAAGCTGCTCATTCTGGACGAGCCTTCGCTCGGGCTCGCTCCGCTCATCATCAAGCAAATTTTCGAGCTGATTCGGGTCATCCAACAACAGGGCATTACGATTTTGATTATCGAGCAGAACGCGCGTCAGGCGCTTAAAGTGGCACATCGCGGAATCGTGCTGGAAACGGGCCGGATCGCGTTTGAAGAAAACGCGAAGGAAATGCTTCATAACGACCGGGTCCGTCAAGCGTACCTTGGAGAGAAATAA
- a CDS encoding ABC transporter ATP-binding protein, which produces MLLETRNLTKRFGGLTAVNGVSMHVREGEILGLIGPNGAGKTTMFNLLTGVQKASEGSVHFLGKEITRIPVHSIALMGMARTFQNIKLFGSLSVIDNVKIALYPKSQLRMLNSILKTPKYRAETKRIEDKAYELLLLFGLESKANYQADSLPYGEQRYLEIIRALATEPKLLILDEPGAGMNGAESDRLVEHIRTIRKAGHTVLLIEHDMNVIMEVCDRIYVIDFGEKIAEGVPSEIRTHPKVIQAYLGEEDDDDAGNS; this is translated from the coding sequence ATGCTGCTGGAAACCCGGAACTTAACGAAGCGTTTCGGCGGTCTCACTGCCGTGAACGGCGTAAGTATGCACGTCCGGGAAGGGGAGATTCTCGGATTGATCGGTCCGAACGGCGCCGGGAAGACGACGATGTTCAATCTGCTGACCGGCGTGCAGAAGGCGAGCGAAGGCAGCGTTCATTTCCTTGGCAAAGAAATCACCCGCATTCCCGTTCATTCCATCGCGCTGATGGGGATGGCCCGGACGTTTCAAAACATCAAGCTGTTCGGCTCGCTAAGCGTAATCGATAATGTAAAAATCGCGCTGTATCCGAAATCGCAGCTTCGCATGCTTAATTCGATTTTAAAGACGCCGAAGTACCGGGCGGAAACGAAGCGGATCGAAGACAAAGCCTACGAGCTGCTGTTGCTGTTCGGCCTCGAATCGAAAGCGAATTACCAGGCGGACAGTCTGCCTTACGGGGAGCAGCGCTATTTGGAAATTATCCGGGCGCTGGCTACTGAGCCGAAGCTGCTTATATTGGACGAGCCGGGGGCGGGAATGAACGGGGCGGAATCCGACCGGCTGGTGGAGCATATCCGTACGATCCGGAAGGCCGGACATACCGTTCTGCTGATCGAACATGACATGAACGTCATTATGGAAGTGTGCGACCGCATCTATGTCATCGATTTCGGCGAAAAGATCGCCGAAGGCGTTCCGAGCGAGATCCGTACCCATCCGAAAGTGATTCAAGCCTACTTGGGTGAGGAGGACGATGACGATGCTGGAAATTCGTAA
- a CDS encoding branched-chain amino acid ABC transporter permease: protein MNIRRLSPLALATAALLLAALLVPLAVSPYVVKVMIMAGIYIALACSLNIIFGIGGMLNLGMAAFYGIGAYTAALLSVHFHLPYLLALAAGALVSAGIGYLIAFPTIRLRGIYLAVTTLAFGEIVSLILLNWISVTRGPMGITGIPYPSLFGFELRSNTSQYYFLLALLIPTLYAMWRLGYSSFGMALRAIRENEEAAQTLGINVNAYKVKAFAVGSGVAGLFGGFFAFHAAYINPGNFTFAESITLLSMVVFGGMGSVPGVVLGAFLLAVAPDALRFLDHYRMIIYGVLLFLMVLLRPQGLISETVSLKWAAWSGGRASKQAAAAADIHSKGGK, encoded by the coding sequence ATGAACATTCGCCGGCTGTCACCGCTAGCTCTGGCAACAGCGGCATTGCTGCTGGCCGCGCTGCTTGTGCCGCTTGCCGTCAGTCCGTACGTTGTAAAAGTGATGATCATGGCGGGCATCTATATCGCGCTCGCCTGCAGCTTAAATATTATTTTCGGTATCGGTGGCATGCTCAATTTGGGCATGGCCGCTTTTTACGGCATCGGCGCCTATACGGCGGCGCTGCTGTCCGTCCACTTTCACCTGCCGTACTTGCTGGCGCTGGCGGCGGGAGCGCTCGTATCGGCTGGAATCGGCTATCTGATCGCCTTCCCGACGATCCGCCTGAGGGGAATCTATTTGGCGGTTACGACGCTTGCCTTCGGCGAAATTGTCAGCCTTATTTTGCTGAACTGGATTTCGGTTACGCGCGGGCCGATGGGAATTACGGGCATCCCGTATCCTTCCTTGTTCGGATTTGAGCTGCGAAGCAACACGAGCCAATATTATTTCCTGCTGGCGCTGCTTATTCCGACGTTATATGCGATGTGGCGGCTCGGTTACTCTTCGTTTGGGATGGCGCTTCGCGCGATCCGGGAAAATGAAGAAGCGGCGCAGACGCTGGGCATCAACGTCAATGCTTATAAAGTGAAGGCTTTTGCCGTCGGCAGCGGGGTGGCCGGCCTGTTCGGCGGATTTTTCGCTTTCCATGCCGCCTATATTAATCCGGGCAATTTCACGTTTGCCGAGTCGATAACGCTGCTGTCGATGGTCGTTTTCGGCGGAATGGGAAGCGTGCCGGGTGTCGTCCTGGGAGCGTTTCTGCTCGCGGTAGCGCCCGACGCGCTGCGCTTTTTGGATCATTACCGGATGATTATTTACGGCGTGCTGCTCTTTTTGATGGTGCTTCTGCGTCCGCAGGGGCTGATCAGTGAAACGGTTTCGCTGAAATGGGCCGCTTGGTCTGGCGGCCGCGCTTCCAAACAAGCGGCGGCTGCCGCCGACATTCACAGCAAGGGAGGGAAATAG
- a CDS encoding branched-chain amino acid ABC transporter permease gives MLFQQIINGLSVGMIYSLTAIGFTLIFGVLGLVNFAHGEIFMLGAFVTFSLSQYLGWGLVPAFCGGVAAGALIGMAMEKAAFKPLRNTKHETTLLATLGLSILLKECATLIWGPQTQSMSTDIPFLQQSYGFGDFKFSGIQLVILLVSVGLMLGLQQLLYRTRIGFGIRAISQNRDAAYLMGVNVEKTINYTFAIGSALGATAGILVALYYNAVDAHMGYMPGIKAFVAMALGGLTSVPGAVIGGIILGMSESLAGAYISTGLQNAIAFLFLILLLVVRPNGLGGRKGRS, from the coding sequence TTGTTATTTCAACAAATTATAAACGGTCTTAGCGTCGGGATGATTTATTCCTTAACGGCCATCGGCTTTACCCTTATTTTCGGCGTGCTCGGCCTGGTCAATTTCGCCCACGGTGAAATTTTCATGCTTGGCGCGTTTGTCACCTTCAGTCTGTCGCAATATTTAGGGTGGGGACTCGTCCCCGCCTTTTGCGGCGGCGTAGCGGCCGGAGCGCTGATCGGCATGGCGATGGAAAAAGCGGCGTTCAAGCCGCTGCGCAATACGAAGCATGAGACGACGCTGTTGGCAACGCTTGGGCTTTCCATTTTGCTAAAAGAGTGCGCCACTTTGATCTGGGGTCCGCAAACCCAGTCGATGAGCACGGACATTCCGTTTTTGCAACAGAGCTACGGATTCGGAGATTTCAAATTTTCCGGCATCCAGCTTGTCATATTGCTCGTTTCGGTCGGCCTCATGCTTGGACTTCAGCAGCTGCTCTACCGGACGAGAATCGGGTTCGGCATTCGCGCCATTTCGCAAAACCGCGACGCGGCTTATTTGATGGGCGTCAACGTGGAGAAAACAATCAATTATACGTTTGCGATCGGGTCCGCGCTTGGTGCGACCGCCGGAATATTGGTCGCTTTATATTACAACGCCGTCGATGCCCATATGGGTTATATGCCCGGCATCAAAGCGTTTGTCGCGATGGCGCTCGGCGGTTTGACGAGCGTTCCCGGCGCCGTTATCGGCGGAATCATCCTCGGCATGTCGGAATCGCTGGCCGGCGCCTATATTTCTACCGGGCTGCAGAATGCGATCGCATTCCTGTTTCTAATCCTTTTGCTGGTCGTAAGGCCGAACGGTCTCGGCGGCAGGAAGGGGCGTTCCTGA
- a CDS encoding ABC transporter substrate-binding protein, translating into MNRPFRSIAVVFTMIAVLLVTACGKQSSGSGAGEDQVKEVSIGLVAPITGNRAQYGKSFSNAAQMAIDDYNAKNPNVKVKLVKADSKDDPKEGANIAQKFADDDAIRAVVGDFSSTTSMAGSPIYQRSGLVQLSPTASHPDFTKTGDFIFRNVDTQEIEGGFVADYAKELGYSKAAVIYIQNDWGLSAKDSFEKKFKENGGDIVSSLNFNPDTKDFNNILIKIREQNPDVIYLGSPYTESALIAKQSRTLGLNVPVIGTGILYSKEFIELGGTAVEGAHTSSYFFPEDPRPAVKTFADAYKQKFNDEPDMFAALAYDSVNMILAVIEQGATDRKGIRDGLAGLKDFAGVTGKTAFDENRNVNKELTKLEVKDGTFILYKKE; encoded by the coding sequence ATGAACCGTCCATTTCGTTCCATCGCCGTTGTATTTACTATGATTGCTGTTTTGCTTGTAACGGCATGCGGCAAGCAATCGTCCGGTTCGGGTGCCGGAGAAGACCAAGTGAAAGAGGTGTCGATCGGGCTTGTCGCGCCGATTACGGGCAACCGTGCGCAGTACGGAAAAAGCTTCAGCAACGCGGCGCAGATGGCTATCGACGACTATAATGCAAAAAATCCGAACGTTAAAGTAAAGCTCGTAAAAGCCGATTCCAAGGACGATCCGAAGGAAGGCGCCAACATCGCCCAAAAGTTTGCCGATGACGATGCGATCCGCGCGGTCGTCGGCGACTTCTCCAGTACGACTTCGATGGCCGGCTCGCCGATCTATCAGCGCTCCGGACTCGTGCAGCTGTCCCCGACGGCTTCGCATCCGGATTTTACGAAAACCGGCGATTTTATTTTCCGCAACGTGGATACGCAGGAAATCGAAGGCGGATTTGTAGCCGACTACGCGAAGGAGCTCGGATACAGCAAGGCTGCCGTCATCTACATTCAGAATGACTGGGGGCTTTCGGCCAAAGACAGCTTTGAGAAGAAGTTTAAAGAGAACGGCGGCGACATTGTCAGCTCCTTGAATTTTAACCCGGATACGAAAGACTTCAACAATATTCTGATTAAAATCAGAGAGCAAAATCCGGACGTTATTTACCTTGGCTCGCCTTACACGGAGTCCGCGCTGATCGCCAAGCAGTCGAGAACGCTCGGCTTGAACGTTCCGGTCATCGGAACCGGCATTCTGTATTCCAAAGAGTTTATTGAATTGGGCGGCACGGCCGTCGAAGGGGCTCATACGTCGAGCTACTTTTTCCCTGAAGACCCGCGTCCGGCCGTCAAAACGTTTGCCGATGCATACAAACAAAAATTCAATGACGAGCCGGACATGTTCGCGGCGCTCGCATACGATTCCGTCAATATGATTCTGGCCGTCATCGAACAAGGGGCGACGGACCGCAAAGGCATCCGCGACGGACTCGCGGGCTTGAAAGATTTCGCCGGCGTTACCGGGAAAACGGCTTTTGACGAAAACCGCAACGTCAATAAGGAATTGACCAAGCTCGAAGTGAAGGACGGTACATTCATTCTGTACAAAAAGGAGTAG
- a CDS encoding cytosine permease: MLLDIILSSGQSWRSVLSYGAQFPPEVLASMHADTNLGKLIFAINVLIGSAGALALVDADIGRYARRSRDIGIAAFLGNVAMDIGMLLIGGIIMFAGMPRLIEYYMNTQGMSMSEAAQAATQSPNSIAAAFIIFGGITGTILMVLAQGKAQVLNTYSGSLALSNLFASFKWYPGRFVFIIMANVIGLIMLYGSLLQLVNAWITFLGVVTTAVAAVMIADYFIVRPVLGHRNMEIFHAEAVNWSGVLSVVIGVFLAHYALKSFIPIEFFTSIVVSLLAYPILRLYILKPNYSSSSIQKDIVS; the protein is encoded by the coding sequence ATGCTGCTCGATATTATTCTTTCTTCCGGGCAATCTTGGCGTTCGGTTTTATCCTATGGCGCCCAATTCCCCCCTGAAGTTTTGGCATCCATGCATGCCGACACAAACTTAGGTAAGCTGATCTTTGCTATTAATGTTTTAATTGGTTCGGCTGGCGCTCTGGCATTAGTCGATGCAGATATCGGGAGATATGCCAGAAGATCCAGAGACATTGGTATAGCCGCTTTCCTTGGCAATGTGGCCATGGATATTGGCATGCTGCTTATCGGTGGAATTATTATGTTTGCAGGGATGCCCCGATTAATCGAATACTATATGAATACGCAAGGGATGAGTATGTCGGAAGCCGCACAAGCCGCTACGCAAAGTCCTAATAGTATTGCTGCTGCATTTATCATCTTCGGAGGCATTACAGGTACGATCCTGATGGTTTTGGCTCAAGGGAAGGCGCAAGTTCTCAATACGTACAGCGGTTCGCTTGCCTTGTCCAATCTGTTTGCTTCATTCAAATGGTATCCAGGCAGATTTGTATTTATTATTATGGCGAATGTGATCGGATTAATCATGCTTTATGGAAGTCTTTTGCAATTGGTTAATGCTTGGATTACATTCCTGGGTGTTGTGACAACCGCCGTCGCGGCGGTCATGATCGCGGATTACTTCATTGTTCGCCCGGTACTCGGTCATCGGAATATGGAAATTTTTCATGCTGAAGCGGTTAATTGGTCGGGTGTGCTTTCGGTTGTGATCGGTGTTTTTCTCGCCCACTATGCTCTGAAGAGCTTTATTCCGATCGAATTTTTCACGTCGATCGTCGTTTCACTGCTGGCCTATCCGATTTTGCGGCTCTATATATTGAAACCGAATTATAGCAGCAGCTCCATACAGAAAGATATTGTATCGTAG
- a CDS encoding phytoene desaturase family protein: MTDADIIVVGSGHNGLAAALKLARSGWRVVVLERANQPGGAAKTAEITLPGFKHDLYATNIGLFLGSALYREMGSELHRNGFETVVSDKPFVSVFPDDDAISVYRNPEKTLREFERQSAKDAAAWTDLLAYFQQTSPYLLPIMQLPMPSLALAKHLFQLYRRLGRTGSLELMKLLLQTPRQFAESWFESEKVQSLFIPWSFHLDFGPDVAGGAMFPFLEVPLDHMNGMALAKGGVGTLIQSMIRTLESMGGKVVLGRHVSKIIVQNGRAAGVEMEDGEKLFAKYGVIANVNPSQLIEKLIAPEHLPSQYVKRVQTYRYGPGTMMIHLAMNAPLNWKANDELSQFSYVHIGPYTSDVAQTYTDALNGRLPASPLLVVGQQSSPDPSRAPENKHTLWVQVRALPAKPKSDALNEIHSASWREMKEQYADRVIDKIAEYAPNIKETVLARHVMSPRDLQADNPNLVGGDSVSGSHHLDQNYLFRPVPGWSRYNTPIQGLFLTGASTWPGGGLNATSGYMLAEQLLRKGRRI, from the coding sequence ATGACCGATGCGGATATTATCGTCGTGGGCTCCGGGCACAACGGTTTGGCCGCCGCCCTTAAGCTGGCCCGAAGCGGTTGGCGTGTGGTCGTTCTGGAACGGGCCAACCAGCCGGGGGGAGCGGCCAAAACGGCGGAAATCACACTTCCCGGCTTCAAGCACGATCTTTATGCGACGAACATCGGGTTATTTCTCGGCTCCGCCTTATATCGGGAAATGGGCAGCGAGCTTCATCGGAACGGCTTTGAAACGGTCGTATCCGACAAGCCGTTTGTAAGCGTCTTTCCGGATGACGATGCCATTTCCGTCTACCGGAATCCGGAAAAAACGCTTCGAGAGTTTGAGCGGCAATCGGCAAAGGATGCGGCCGCCTGGACGGATCTTCTTGCATATTTTCAACAAACCTCCCCGTATTTACTGCCCATCATGCAGCTTCCGATGCCGTCTCTTGCGCTGGCAAAACATTTATTCCAGCTGTACCGCCGGCTTGGCCGGACCGGATCACTTGAGCTTATGAAGCTGCTGCTGCAGACCCCGCGTCAATTCGCCGAATCGTGGTTTGAATCGGAGAAGGTTCAATCCTTATTCATTCCTTGGAGCTTTCACCTGGATTTTGGACCTGACGTTGCGGGAGGAGCGATGTTCCCGTTTCTCGAGGTGCCGCTGGATCATATGAACGGTATGGCGCTCGCTAAAGGCGGGGTTGGAACTCTGATTCAGTCCATGATCCGAACATTGGAATCAATGGGAGGAAAAGTCGTTCTTGGACGCCACGTAAGTAAAATCATTGTCCAAAATGGACGGGCAGCCGGGGTTGAGATGGAAGATGGAGAAAAGCTGTTTGCCAAATATGGTGTGATTGCGAATGTGAATCCGTCCCAATTGATTGAGAAACTAATCGCCCCCGAACATCTGCCTTCCCAGTACGTGAAACGTGTCCAAACTTATCGATATGGTCCGGGTACGATGATGATTCACTTGGCAATGAATGCTCCCTTGAACTGGAAGGCGAACGATGAGCTTTCGCAATTCAGCTACGTCCACATCGGTCCTTATACTTCCGATGTCGCCCAAACGTATACGGACGCATTGAACGGTCGATTGCCGGCAAGCCCATTGCTTGTTGTCGGACAACAATCCAGCCCGGACCCCTCGCGGGCGCCGGAGAACAAACATACATTATGGGTTCAGGTGAGAGCTCTCCCGGCGAAACCGAAGAGCGACGCATTAAACGAAATTCATTCCGCCTCATGGCGGGAAATGAAAGAGCAGTATGCTGACCGGGTGATCGACAAAATAGCCGAATATGCGCCTAATATTAAGGAAACGGTTCTGGCGCGGCATGTAATGTCCCCCCGCGATCTGCAGGCGGACAATCCCAATCTTGTAGGAGGGGACAGCGTATCGGGAAGCCACCATCTCGATCAGAATTATTTATTCCGTCCGGTTCCCGGATGGTCCAGATATAATACCCCGATCCAGGGCTTGTTCCTAACAGGCGCGTCCACCTGGCCCGGCGGAGGATTGAACGCGACTTCGGGTTACATGCTTGCCGAGCAGCTGTTGCGCAAGGGGAGGAGGATTTAG